A genomic region of Cyprinus carpio isolate SPL01 chromosome B13, ASM1834038v1, whole genome shotgun sequence contains the following coding sequences:
- the LOC109100709 gene encoding interleukin-22 receptor subunit alpha-2-like: MYASTGHKCLELAFAMSLLCWADCFPQDDLAAIFLVLFFLYLRIVLHWKHPHKALKNLTYFVQHKIYGDKEWTNSEHCQGIRLLECDLSQETSDPREWYYARVRSLSSEGFSSWVLSHRFYPQWETNFSPPQIKVTVTGRIISVQLRPPRTPLRGHRGSRIQVTKLQKLTFRIYLIHNDIEEEVYETDSCSKELVIEGLRPKTTYCLQAVSVTPRSGRKSLRSPSTCISTH, encoded by the exons ATGTATGCCTCGACTGGACATAAATGCCTGGAACTTGCTTTTGCAATGTCACTTCTGTGTTGGGCAGACT GCTTTCCGCAGGATGATTTGGCtgcaatttttttggttttattttttttgtatttaaggaTTGTCTTACACTGGAAACATCCACACAAAGCTCTCAAGAACCTGACATATTTTGTTCAGCATAAAAT ATACGGAGACAAGGAGTGGACTAACTCTGAACACTGTCAGGGCATCCGGTTGCTGGAGTGTGACCTGAGCCAGGAAACGTCAGATCCCAGAGAATGGTACTACGCCAGGGTCCGTTCCTTGTCCTCTGAAGGCTTCTCATCATGGGTCCTTAGCCACAGGTTTTACCCTCAGTGGGAAA CCAATTTCAGCCCACCGCAGATAAAGGTGACCGTGACAGGACGGATCATTTCAGTGCAGCTCAGACCTCCGAGGACACCACTGCGAGGACATAGGGGCTCTAGGATACAAGTGACGAAACTGCAGAAACTGACGTTTAGAATATACCTAATACACAATGATATAGAGGAG GAAGTTTATGAAACAGACAGTTGCTCCAAGGAGCTTGTGATTGAGGGGTTACGTCCGAAAACCACCTACTGCCTTCAGGCTGTATCTGTTACTCCTCGCTCAGGCCGCAAAAGCTTACGGAGTCCCAGCACCTGCATCAGCACTCACTGA